In Sphingobacteriaceae bacterium, the following are encoded in one genomic region:
- a CDS encoding thiamine phosphate synthase has translation MLPALIIFSHENDIDDETKLVNELFNHGMEFFHLRKPGWSSSDQIKYLSQINPEYLNKISIHQHYASAQEFNLSYIHVKEKARADFEARQFSNYKLSTSFHQAELIEKESKQWHHCFLSPVFNSISKKDYTSEFGNNFKINNPNKNIYALGGITQHHVADAIAMGFSGVAALGAIWSLPGSIIENFTALNEICKLHVPL, from the coding sequence ATGCTTCCTGCTTTAATTATATTTAGTCATGAAAATGACATTGATGATGAAACAAAGTTGGTGAACGAATTGTTTAATCATGGTATGGAATTTTTTCATTTGAGAAAACCCGGATGGTCTTCTTCAGATCAGATTAAATATTTAAGTCAAATTAATCCGGAATACTTAAATAAAATTTCAATTCACCAACATTATGCGTCTGCCCAAGAATTTAACCTTTCCTATATTCACGTTAAAGAAAAGGCAAGGGCAGATTTTGAAGCACGCCAGTTTTCAAATTATAAGCTCAGTACTTCATTTCATCAGGCTGAACTTATTGAAAAAGAATCCAAGCAATGGCATCATTGTTTTTTAAGTCCGGTTTTTAATAGCATTTCAAAAAAAGATTACACCAGTGAATTCGGGAATAATTTTAAAATAAATAATCCGAATAAAAATATTTATGCGCTTGGCGGCATCACTCAACACCATGTTGCTGACGCAATAGCGATGGGTTTTTCAGGTGTAGCAGCTTTAGGAGCCATTTGGTCTTTACCCGGATCCATAATTGAAAATTTTACCGCATTAAATGAAATATGCAAACTGCACGTCCCTTTGTGA
- the thiE gene encoding thiamine phosphate synthase — protein sequence MMHKLIYISQGHNPNEHLRNIESALQAGVKHVQLRLKNCSEKEILNCAHEIKNKCEKYNAFFTLNDSPQIAQQVRANGLHLGLKDMPLLEAQKIFKGKIGATANEFHQIKNHVQNKADYVGLGPLRFTSTKENLSPILGIEGFTKIMNQLKSEQINIPVFAIGGIELKDIEGLMQAGVYGIAVSGLITNATHKKEIINQINSLLDHAYDRKQRV from the coding sequence ATCATGCATAAATTAATTTATATATCTCAGGGCCATAATCCGAATGAACATCTTCGGAATATTGAATCTGCATTGCAAGCCGGAGTAAAACACGTGCAGTTGCGTTTAAAAAATTGCAGCGAAAAGGAAATTCTAAATTGTGCTCATGAAATAAAAAATAAATGTGAAAAATACAACGCCTTTTTTACACTAAACGATTCTCCACAAATTGCTCAACAAGTTAGGGCAAACGGTTTACATTTGGGACTAAAAGACATGCCACTACTCGAGGCGCAAAAAATATTTAAAGGTAAAATTGGAGCAACCGCTAATGAATTTCATCAAATAAAAAATCATGTGCAAAATAAAGCAGATTACGTTGGTTTAGGTCCTTTGCGTTTCACCTCTACTAAAGAAAATTTGAGTCCGATATTAGGAATAGAAGGTTTTACCAAAATCATGAATCAATTAAAATCCGAACAAATTAATATTCCGGTATTTGCTATTGGAGGAATTGAACTAAAAGACATTGAAGGATTAATGCAAGCTGGTGTATATGGTATTGCTGTGTCCGGTTTAATTACAAACGCAACCCATAAAAAAGAAATAATAAATCAAATTAATTCATTATTAGATCATGCTTACGATAGGAAACAAAGAGTTTAA
- a CDS encoding thiazole synthase, giving the protein MLTIGNKEFNSRLFLGSGKYASDEEMLQSILASGTEMVTVALKRVEINAPSDHLLDAIKKANVNLWPNTSGARNAKEAIFAAQLAREALETNWIKLEIHPDPRYLLPDPIETLKATEELAKQGFIVLPYIHADPVLCKLLEEAGTSAVMPLGSPIGSNKGLMTKDFLEIIIEQSRVPVIVDAGIGLPSHACHAMEIGADAVLVNTAIATAKDTINMAIAFKDAVHAGRTAFEASPAGIQKAGMATSPLTEFLKEL; this is encoded by the coding sequence ATGCTTACGATAGGAAACAAAGAGTTTAATTCACGTTTATTTTTAGGAAGCGGAAAATATGCATCGGATGAAGAAATGTTGCAATCTATTCTCGCATCCGGTACAGAAATGGTAACCGTTGCCTTAAAACGTGTGGAAATAAATGCACCATCGGATCATTTGTTAGATGCCATAAAAAAAGCAAACGTTAACCTTTGGCCCAATACTTCAGGAGCACGAAATGCAAAAGAAGCCATTTTTGCTGCGCAACTGGCACGTGAAGCCTTAGAAACCAATTGGATCAAATTGGAAATTCATCCCGACCCCAGATATTTACTACCCGACCCAATCGAAACTTTAAAGGCCACTGAAGAATTAGCTAAGCAAGGATTTATTGTGTTGCCTTATATTCACGCCGATCCTGTATTGTGTAAATTACTGGAAGAAGCAGGCACATCTGCTGTAATGCCTTTGGGTTCACCCATTGGAAGTAACAAAGGATTAATGACCAAAGATTTTTTGGAAATTATTATTGAACAAAGTCGCGTTCCTGTAATTGTTGATGCAGGAATTGGTTTACCTTCTCATGCCTGCCACGCAATGGAAATTGGGGCTGATGCTGTTTTGGTGAACACGGCCATTGCAACTGCAAAAGATACAATAAACATGGCTATAGCATTTAAAGATGCTGTTCATGCCGGACGAACGGCCTTTGAAGCAAGCCCGGCAGGAATACAAAAAGCAGGCATGGCTACTAGTCCCTTAACCGAATTCCTAAAAGAACTTTAA
- the thiH gene encoding 2-iminoacetate synthase ThiH, translating into MTFKEIFNTYNYEQIEKEISEKTSSEVQIALNKNKLSTEDFKALISPAASSYLEQMAVKSQALTKQRFGKIIQLYAPLYLSNECNNICTYCGYSFDNKIKRKTLNDQEIIEEAKAVKALGFDHVLLVTGEANATVHLKYFLHAIELIKPFFANISIEVQPLDEEEYLSLQKAGVYSVLVYQETYNKQNYGTFHPKGKKSNFDYRLETPDRACKSEIHKIGLGVLLGLNDWRIDSFFCALHLDYLQKVYWKSKYSISFPRIRPAEGVHEVQNPIHEKELLQLICAYRLFNPDLEISISTRETPHFRNNVIRLGATSMSAESKTNPGGYAVAKESLEQFTIDDNRTLSEFKEIIKKQGYEPVLKDWDRVYSDSYAK; encoded by the coding sequence ATGACATTTAAAGAAATCTTCAATACCTATAATTACGAGCAGATCGAAAAAGAAATTTCAGAAAAAACTTCCTCCGAAGTTCAAATTGCTTTAAATAAAAATAAGTTGAGTACCGAAGATTTTAAAGCTTTAATTTCTCCTGCTGCTTCCTCCTATCTCGAACAAATGGCGGTAAAGAGTCAAGCCTTAACCAAACAGAGATTTGGTAAAATTATTCAGTTGTATGCTCCTTTGTATTTAAGTAATGAATGCAATAATATTTGTACGTATTGCGGTTACAGTTTTGATAATAAAATAAAAAGAAAAACATTAAACGATCAGGAAATAATTGAGGAAGCTAAAGCCGTTAAAGCCTTGGGCTTTGATCACGTTTTATTAGTAACCGGAGAAGCTAACGCAACAGTTCATTTAAAATATTTCTTGCACGCCATAGAATTAATTAAACCTTTTTTTGCCAATATTTCTATAGAAGTGCAACCCCTTGATGAAGAAGAATACCTTTCTTTACAAAAAGCCGGTGTTTATTCGGTATTGGTTTATCAGGAAACATACAATAAACAGAATTACGGCACTTTTCACCCTAAAGGAAAAAAATCAAATTTTGATTACCGATTGGAAACACCGGATCGGGCTTGTAAGAGTGAAATTCATAAAATTGGCTTAGGTGTTTTATTAGGATTAAATGATTGGAGAATTGATTCCTTCTTTTGTGCTTTGCATTTGGATTATTTACAGAAGGTTTATTGGAAAAGTAAATACTCCATTTCCTTTCCTCGCATTCGTCCGGCTGAAGGCGTTCATGAAGTACAAAATCCCATTCATGAAAAGGAATTATTACAATTGATTTGCGCTTATCGTTTGTTTAATCCCGATTTAGAAATTTCAATTTCTACAAGAGAAACACCTCATTTCAGAAATAACGTAATTCGCTTGGGCGCAACCAGTATGAGTGCAGAATCTAAAACCAATCCGGGCGGTTATGCTGTAGCCAAAGAAAGTTTAGAACAATTTACAATAGATGATAACCGCACCTTATCAGAATTTAAGGAAATTATAAAAAAACAAGGTTATGAACCTGTTTTAAAAGATTGGGACCGTGTTTATTCTGATTCTTATGCTAAGTAA
- a CDS encoding hydroxymethylpyrimidine/phosphomethylpyrimidine kinase, whose amino-acid sequence MQTARPFVITIAGLDPSSGAGLSADLKTFEQNKVYGLSICTGITTQTEKKFITVKWRTVEEVQSDLNILLNAYPIKAVKFGIIPDIHWLKILCDMIKTHDSKIKIVVDPVIQSSTGFSFADYGNKKLLYKIMPSLTLITPNAIEFEQLFGSEKNNLDWSVLNDCTVLLKGGHRNEKKGIDTLFTKNETIEILSSEKNIYAKHGSGCVLSSAITAELAKGIDIKTACEKAKIYTEHFLNSNSTALGYHA is encoded by the coding sequence ATGCAAACTGCACGTCCCTTTGTGATAACTATTGCGGGTTTAGATCCCAGTTCAGGCGCCGGATTAAGTGCCGACTTAAAAACTTTTGAGCAAAACAAAGTGTATGGTTTGAGCATTTGTACCGGTATTACAACACAAACTGAAAAAAAATTTATTACAGTGAAGTGGAGAACAGTGGAAGAAGTTCAATCGGATTTGAATATCCTACTCAACGCATATCCCATAAAAGCTGTAAAATTCGGAATCATACCCGATATCCATTGGCTCAAAATACTCTGCGATATGATTAAGACGCACGATTCTAAGATTAAAATAGTGGTTGATCCGGTTATTCAATCTTCTACCGGTTTTTCCTTTGCGGATTACGGTAATAAAAAATTATTGTACAAAATTATGCCTTCGCTTACCTTGATTACACCAAACGCAATTGAATTTGAACAATTATTTGGTTCGGAAAAAAATAATTTGGATTGGTCTGTTTTAAATGATTGTACTGTATTACTTAAAGGAGGTCATCGTAACGAGAAAAAAGGAATTGACACCTTATTTACCAAAAATGAAACGATAGAAATTCTTTCTTCTGAAAAAAATATTTATGCTAAGCACGGATCAGGCTGCGTACTTTCATCGGCCATCACCGCAGAACTCGCTAAGGGAATTGACATTAAAACAGCCTGTGAAAAGGCAAAAATATATACTGAACATTTTTTAAATAGTAATTCTACAGCCTTAGGATATCATGCATAA
- the thiC gene encoding phosphomethylpyrimidine synthase ThiC, producing the protein MSKSDKTPEQNVISCKPISGSKKVFVKGNIHPIQVAMREITLSPTKHANGKIEENKPVTVYDTSGPYTDPNIKIDIKKGIERIREKWILDRNDVEELNSVSSSYGEERLKDTSLNHLRFEHLKKPLKAKKGKNVSQMHYAKMGIITPEMEYIAIRENQKYDLLEKELNGQYKLLSQQHAGNSFGANTPKGIITAEFVRKEIAEGRAIIPNNINHPESEPMIIGRNFLVKINANIGNSAVTSSIEEEVEKAVWACRWGADTIMDLSTGKNIHETREWILRNSPVPIGTVPIYQALEKVNGKAEDLTWEIFKDTLIEQAEQGVDYFTIHAGVRLKYIHLTAKRITGIVSRGGSIMAKWCLAHHKENFLYTHFEEICEIMKAYDVAFSLGDGLRPGCIADANDEAQFGELETLGELTKIAWKHDIQTMIEGPGHVPMHLIKENMEKQLECCSEAPFYTLGPLTTDIAPGYDHITSAIGAAMIGWYGTAMLCYVTPKEHLGLPNKKDVKDGVITYKLAAHAADLAKGHPGAQYRDNALSKARFEFRWEDQFNLSLDPDTAREYHDETLPADGAKIAHFCSMCGPKFCSMKITQEIRDYAENGMHEMSEEFKNKGSEIYS; encoded by the coding sequence ATGAGTAAATCAGACAAAACACCGGAACAAAACGTAATCAGTTGTAAACCCATCAGCGGTTCAAAAAAAGTTTTTGTAAAAGGTAACATCCACCCTATTCAGGTGGCTATGCGTGAAATTACACTTTCTCCCACAAAACACGCCAATGGTAAAATAGAAGAAAACAAACCGGTAACCGTTTATGATACCAGCGGACCCTACACCGACCCAAATATTAAAATTGATATTAAAAAAGGCATTGAACGTATTCGTGAAAAATGGATATTAGACAGAAACGACGTTGAAGAATTAAATTCAGTTTCTTCTTCTTATGGAGAAGAACGTTTGAAAGATACTTCATTAAATCATCTTCGTTTTGAACATTTAAAAAAACCTTTAAAAGCGAAAAAGGGAAAAAATGTAAGCCAAATGCATTACGCCAAAATGGGAATCATTACTCCGGAAATGGAATACATTGCTATTCGCGAAAATCAAAAATATGATTTGCTGGAAAAAGAATTAAACGGGCAATATAAATTATTGAGTCAGCAACATGCAGGTAATTCTTTTGGTGCGAATACACCTAAGGGAATAATTACCGCTGAATTTGTTCGAAAAGAAATTGCTGAAGGCAGAGCCATTATTCCCAACAACATCAATCACCCGGAAAGTGAGCCTATGATTATCGGAAGAAATTTTCTAGTAAAAATAAATGCCAACATCGGTAATAGCGCCGTTACTTCCAGTATTGAAGAGGAAGTGGAAAAAGCAGTATGGGCTTGTCGATGGGGTGCTGATACCATAATGGATTTATCAACCGGAAAAAATATTCATGAAACAAGGGAATGGATTTTAAGAAATTCACCGGTACCAATTGGAACAGTTCCCATTTATCAGGCTTTGGAAAAAGTAAACGGTAAAGCGGAAGACCTAACCTGGGAAATATTTAAAGATACTTTGATTGAGCAAGCTGAACAGGGCGTAGATTATTTCACCATTCATGCCGGAGTTCGCCTAAAATATATTCATCTCACTGCTAAAAGAATCACCGGCATCGTTTCCAGAGGTGGTTCCATTATGGCCAAGTGGTGTTTAGCGCATCATAAAGAAAATTTTCTGTACACGCATTTCGAAGAAATTTGCGAAATTATGAAAGCTTACGATGTTGCATTTTCACTTGGCGACGGCTTAAGACCCGGTTGCATTGCAGATGCAAATGATGAAGCTCAATTCGGAGAATTAGAAACTTTAGGTGAGTTAACTAAAATTGCTTGGAAACATGATATTCAAACTATGATTGAAGGTCCGGGACATGTACCTATGCATCTCATCAAAGAAAACATGGAAAAACAATTGGAATGTTGTAGTGAAGCTCCGTTTTATACGCTCGGACCATTAACCACAGACATTGCGCCCGGATACGATCATATTACTTCTGCAATTGGAGCTGCTATGATTGGATGGTACGGAACAGCTATGTTATGCTATGTAACTCCAAAAGAACATTTGGGATTACCCAACAAAAAAGACGTGAAAGATGGCGTAATCACTTACAAATTGGCGGCACACGCTGCTGATTTGGCTAAAGGACATCCGGGAGCACAATATAGAGACAATGCCTTAAGCAAAGCACGATTTGAATTCAGATGGGAAGATCAATTTAATTTATCACTCGATCCGGATACTGCGCGAGAATATCACGATGAAACTTTACCGGCTGATGGAGCAAAAATTGCACATTTCTGTTCCATGTGTGGGCCCAAATTCTGTTCTATGAAAATTACACAAGAAATTCGCGATTATGCTGAAAACGGAATGCATGAAATGAGTGAAGAGTTTAAAAATAAAGGTTCAGAAATATACAGTTAA
- the thiS gene encoding sulfur carrier protein ThiS, with translation MEISLNNEKLLITQPELIYLLQQVVGDKINGMAVAVNQQVIKKSEWNTFQLKENDHVLFIKATQGG, from the coding sequence ATGGAAATTAGCTTAAATAACGAAAAACTACTTATCACTCAACCCGAATTAATTTATTTATTGCAACAGGTTGTGGGCGATAAAATCAATGGAATGGCGGTAGCCGTTAATCAACAGGTGATTAAAAAATCGGAATGGAATACCTTTCAGTTAAAAGAAAACGATCACGTATTATTTATTAAAGCCACGCAGGGTGGATAA